One segment of Salvia hispanica cultivar TCC Black 2014 unplaced genomic scaffold, UniMelb_Shisp_WGS_1.0 HiC_scaffold_167, whole genome shotgun sequence DNA contains the following:
- the LOC125198569 gene encoding tubulin alpha chain isoform X1 produces MRECISIHIGQAGIQVGNACWELYCLEHGIQPDGQMPGDHTVGGGDDAFNTFFSETGAGKHVPRAVFVDLEPTVIDEVRTGTYRQLFHPEQLISGKEDAANNFARGHYTIGKEIVDLCLDRIRKLADNCTGLQGFLVFHAVGGGTGSGLGSLLLERLSVDYGKKSKLGFTIYPSPQVSTAVVEPYNSVLSTHSLLEHTDVAILLDNEAIYDICRKSLDIERPTYTNLNRLISQVISSLTASLRFDGALNVDVNEFQTNLVPYPRIHFMLSSYAPVISAEKAYHEQLSVAEITNTAFEPSSMMVKCDPRHGKYMACCLMYRGDVVPKDVNAAVATIKTKRTIQFVDWCPTGFKCGINYQPPTVVPGGDLAKVQRAVCMISNSTSVAEVFSRIDHKFDLMYAKRAFVHWYVGEGMEEGEFSEAREDLAALEKDYEEVGAESAEGEDDDEGEY; encoded by the exons ATGAGGGAGTGCATCTCGATCCACATTGGTCAGGCCGGTATCCAGGTCGGAAATGCTTGCTGGGAGCTCTATTGCCTCGAACACGGAATTCAG CCTGATGGACAGATGCCTGGTGACCACACTGTAGGCGGAGGTGACGATGCTTTCAACACCTTCTTCAGCGAGACCGGTGCTGGAAAGCACGTTCCTCGTGCTGTGTTTGTCGATCTTGAGCCTACTGTGATTGATGAGGTGCGCACTGGCACATACCGCCAGTTGTTCCACCCCGAGCAGCTTATCAGTGGCAAGGAAGATGCCGCTAACAACTTTGCCAGAGGACATTACACCATTGGCAAAGAAATTGTGGATCTCTGCCTTGACAGGATCCGTAAGCTGGCTGACAACTGCACTGGATTGCAAGGATTCCTTGTCTTCCACGCTGTTGGTGGTGGAACCGGTTCTGGGCTTGGTTCTCTGTTGCTTGAGAGGCTCTCTGTTGACTACGGGAAAAAGTCGAAGCTGGGCTTCACCATCTACCCTTCCCCACAGGTGTCCACTGCTGTTGTTGAGCCTTACAACTCCGTGCTCTCCACTCATTCCCTTTTGGAGCACACTGATGTCGCCATCCTTCTTGACAATGAAGCTATCTATGACATTTGCCGCAAATCACTCGACATTGAGAGGCCCACTTACACCAATCTGAACAGACTCATTTCTCAG GTTATCTCTTCATTGACTGCTTCCCTGAGGTTTGATGGTGCTCTTAACGTGGATGTGAACGAGTTCCAGACCAACTTGGTGCCATACCCAAGAATCCACTTCATGCTTTCATCGTATGCCCCAGTCATCTCAGCTGAGAAAGCATACCACGAGCAGCTCTCTGTCGCTGAGATCACCAACACTGCATTCGAGCCATCGTCTATGATGGTTAAGTGTGACCCGCGCCATGGAAAATACATGGCCTGCTGTCTGATGTACAGAGGTGATGTCGTCCCCAAGGATGTCAACGCAGCTGTGGCAACCATCAAGACCAAGAGGACCATCCAGTTCGTCGACTGGTGCCCCACCGGATTCAAGTGCGGTATCAACTACCAGCCACCCACTGTCGTCCCTGGTGGCGACCTTGCCAAGGTGCAGAGGGCTGTTTGCATGATCTCGAACTCCACCAGCGTTGCTGAGGTGTTCTCGAGGATTGACCACAAGTTCGATCTGATGTACGCCAAGCGTGCTTTCGTCCATTGGTACGTGGGTGAGGGTATGGAGGAAGGAGAGTTCTCCGAAGCTAGGGAAGACTTGGCTGCCCTGGAGAAGGATTATGAGGAGGTTGGTGCTGAGTCTGCTGAAGgcgaagatgatgatgaaggaGAGTATTAG
- the LOC125198569 gene encoding tubulin alpha chain isoform X2, producing MRECISIHIGQAGIQVGNACWELYCLEHGIQPDGQMPGDHTVGGGDDAFNTFFSETGAGKHVPRAVFVDLEPTVIDEVRTGTYRQLFHPEQLISGKEDAANNFARGHYTIGKEIVDLCLDRIRKLADNCTGLQGFLVFHAVGGGTGSGLGSLLLERLSVDYGKKSKLGFTIYPSPQVSTAVVEPYNSVLSTHSLLEHTDVAILLDNEAIYDICRKSLDIERPTYTNLNRLISQVISSLTASLRFDGALNVDVNEFQTNLVPYPRIHFMLSSYAPVISAEKAYHEQLSVAEITNTAFEPSSMMVKCDPRHGKYMACCLMYRGDVVPKDVNAAVATIKTKRTIQFVDWCPTGFKCGINYQPPTVVPGGDLAKVQRAVCMISNSTSVAEVKESSPKLGKTWLPWRRIMRRLVLSLLKAKMMMKESIRKWLKEKS from the exons ATGAGGGAGTGCATCTCGATCCACATTGGTCAGGCCGGTATCCAGGTCGGAAATGCTTGCTGGGAGCTCTATTGCCTCGAACACGGAATTCAG CCTGATGGACAGATGCCTGGTGACCACACTGTAGGCGGAGGTGACGATGCTTTCAACACCTTCTTCAGCGAGACCGGTGCTGGAAAGCACGTTCCTCGTGCTGTGTTTGTCGATCTTGAGCCTACTGTGATTGATGAGGTGCGCACTGGCACATACCGCCAGTTGTTCCACCCCGAGCAGCTTATCAGTGGCAAGGAAGATGCCGCTAACAACTTTGCCAGAGGACATTACACCATTGGCAAAGAAATTGTGGATCTCTGCCTTGACAGGATCCGTAAGCTGGCTGACAACTGCACTGGATTGCAAGGATTCCTTGTCTTCCACGCTGTTGGTGGTGGAACCGGTTCTGGGCTTGGTTCTCTGTTGCTTGAGAGGCTCTCTGTTGACTACGGGAAAAAGTCGAAGCTGGGCTTCACCATCTACCCTTCCCCACAGGTGTCCACTGCTGTTGTTGAGCCTTACAACTCCGTGCTCTCCACTCATTCCCTTTTGGAGCACACTGATGTCGCCATCCTTCTTGACAATGAAGCTATCTATGACATTTGCCGCAAATCACTCGACATTGAGAGGCCCACTTACACCAATCTGAACAGACTCATTTCTCAG GTTATCTCTTCATTGACTGCTTCCCTGAGGTTTGATGGTGCTCTTAACGTGGATGTGAACGAGTTCCAGACCAACTTGGTGCCATACCCAAGAATCCACTTCATGCTTTCATCGTATGCCCCAGTCATCTCAGCTGAGAAAGCATACCACGAGCAGCTCTCTGTCGCTGAGATCACCAACACTGCATTCGAGCCATCGTCTATGATGGTTAAGTGTGACCCGCGCCATGGAAAATACATGGCCTGCTGTCTGATGTACAGAGGTGATGTCGTCCCCAAGGATGTCAACGCAGCTGTGGCAACCATCAAGACCAAGAGGACCATCCAGTTCGTCGACTGGTGCCCCACCGGATTCAAGTGCGGTATCAACTACCAGCCACCCACTGTCGTCCCTGGTGGCGACCTTGCCAAGGTGCAGAGGGCTGTTTGCATGATCTCGAACTCCACCAGCGTTGCTGAGGT GAAGGAGAGTTCTCCGAAGCTAGGGAAGACTTGGCTGCCCTGGAGAAGGATTATGAGGAGGTTGGTGCTGAGTCTGCTGAAGgcgaagatgatgatgaaggaGAGTATTAGAAAATGGTTGAAGGAAAAGTCTTGA
- the LOC125198548 gene encoding transcription factor bHLH47-like isoform X4: MASQSADSADHRLKTPSSKNNVGKVPRKIHKAAREKLKRASMNELFSDLGKTLDVDHQNNGKASMLRETIRLLGELATQMDSLKKENATLLSEYNYITAEKNELVEEASGLDAQVKGLKREIDERAICSNAHVSQPSTTQLPEGHVAMPLVGHASEAAAPVVGPVLVVPLHHEPQLQGFPNPFPGMDGAKVPSGVSKPRPRYPSSSDSWPSHILTK; this comes from the exons ATGGCTTCTCAATCTGCGGATTCAGCTGATCATCGCCTCAAAACTCCCTCAAG taaaaataatgttggAAAAGTTCCACGGAAAATTCACAAAGCTGCGAGGGAGAAGCTGAAACGCGCCAGCATGAATGAGTTATTCTCAGATTTGGGGAAGACACTTG ATGTGGATCATCAGAACAACGGCAAGGCATCTATGCTGAGAGAGACGATCCGGCTCCTCGGTGAATTGGCTACTCAGATGGACAGCCTGAAAAAGGAGAATGCAACTCTCTTATctgaatataattat ATCACAGCTGAGAAGAACGAGCTCGTCGAGGAAGCTTCTGGTTTAGATGCTCAAGTGAAGGGGCTGAAGAGAGAAATAGACGAGAGGGCTATCTGTTCAAACGCACATGTTTCTCAACCATCGACAACACAGTTACCCGAGGGCCATGTTGCAATGCCACTCGTCGGGCATGCCTCAGAGGCGGCAGCCCCTGTCGTTGGTCCTGTGCTGGTCGTGCCATTGCATCACGAGCCACAACTCCAAGGCTTCCCTAACCCCTTCCCAGGTATGGATGGGGCGAAGGTTCCCTCTGGTGTGAGCAAACCGCGCCCCCGTTACCCTTCGTCGTCTGATTCATGGCCTTCTCATATTCTCACCAAGTAG
- the LOC125198548 gene encoding transcription factor bHLH47-like isoform X3 gives MASQSADSADHRLKTPSSKNNVGKVPRKIHKAAREKLKRASMNELFSDLGKTLGISDVDHQNNGKASMLRETIRLLGELATQMDSLKKENATLLSEYNYITAEKNELVEEASGLDAQVKGLKREIDERAICSNAHVSQPSTTQLPEGHVAMPLVGHASEAAAPVVGPVLVVPLHHEPQLQGFPNPFPGMDGAKVPSGVSKPRPRYPSSSDSWPSHILTK, from the exons ATGGCTTCTCAATCTGCGGATTCAGCTGATCATCGCCTCAAAACTCCCTCAAG taaaaataatgttggAAAAGTTCCACGGAAAATTCACAAAGCTGCGAGGGAGAAGCTGAAACGCGCCAGCATGAATGAGTTATTCTCAGATTTGGGGAAGACACTTGGTATATCTG ATGTGGATCATCAGAACAACGGCAAGGCATCTATGCTGAGAGAGACGATCCGGCTCCTCGGTGAATTGGCTACTCAGATGGACAGCCTGAAAAAGGAGAATGCAACTCTCTTATctgaatataattat ATCACAGCTGAGAAGAACGAGCTCGTCGAGGAAGCTTCTGGTTTAGATGCTCAAGTGAAGGGGCTGAAGAGAGAAATAGACGAGAGGGCTATCTGTTCAAACGCACATGTTTCTCAACCATCGACAACACAGTTACCCGAGGGCCATGTTGCAATGCCACTCGTCGGGCATGCCTCAGAGGCGGCAGCCCCTGTCGTTGGTCCTGTGCTGGTCGTGCCATTGCATCACGAGCCACAACTCCAAGGCTTCCCTAACCCCTTCCCAGGTATGGATGGGGCGAAGGTTCCCTCTGGTGTGAGCAAACCGCGCCCCCGTTACCCTTCGTCGTCTGATTCATGGCCTTCTCATATTCTCACCAAGTAG
- the LOC125198548 gene encoding transcription factor bHLH47-like isoform X1: MEIRRKNNVGKVPRKIHKAAREKLKRASMNELFSDLGKTLGISDVDHQNNGKASMLRETIRLLGELATQMDSLKKENATLLSEYNYITAEKNELVEEASGLDAQVKGLKREIDERAICSNAHVSQPSTTQLPEGHVAMPLVGHASEAAAPVVGPVLVVPLHHEPQLQGFPNPFPGMDGAKVPSGVSKPRPRYPSSSDSWPSHILTK, translated from the exons ATGGAAATTCGACG taaaaataatgttggAAAAGTTCCACGGAAAATTCACAAAGCTGCGAGGGAGAAGCTGAAACGCGCCAGCATGAATGAGTTATTCTCAGATTTGGGGAAGACACTTGGTATATCTG ATGTGGATCATCAGAACAACGGCAAGGCATCTATGCTGAGAGAGACGATCCGGCTCCTCGGTGAATTGGCTACTCAGATGGACAGCCTGAAAAAGGAGAATGCAACTCTCTTATctgaatataattat ATCACAGCTGAGAAGAACGAGCTCGTCGAGGAAGCTTCTGGTTTAGATGCTCAAGTGAAGGGGCTGAAGAGAGAAATAGACGAGAGGGCTATCTGTTCAAACGCACATGTTTCTCAACCATCGACAACACAGTTACCCGAGGGCCATGTTGCAATGCCACTCGTCGGGCATGCCTCAGAGGCGGCAGCCCCTGTCGTTGGTCCTGTGCTGGTCGTGCCATTGCATCACGAGCCACAACTCCAAGGCTTCCCTAACCCCTTCCCAGGTATGGATGGGGCGAAGGTTCCCTCTGGTGTGAGCAAACCGCGCCCCCGTTACCCTTCGTCGTCTGATTCATGGCCTTCTCATATTCTCACCAAGTAG
- the LOC125198548 gene encoding transcription factor bHLH47-like isoform X2, whose amino-acid sequence MEIRRKNNVGKVPRKIHKAAREKLKRASMNELFSDLGKTLDVDHQNNGKASMLRETIRLLGELATQMDSLKKENATLLSEYNYITAEKNELVEEASGLDAQVKGLKREIDERAICSNAHVSQPSTTQLPEGHVAMPLVGHASEAAAPVVGPVLVVPLHHEPQLQGFPNPFPGMDGAKVPSGVSKPRPRYPSSSDSWPSHILTK is encoded by the exons ATGGAAATTCGACG taaaaataatgttggAAAAGTTCCACGGAAAATTCACAAAGCTGCGAGGGAGAAGCTGAAACGCGCCAGCATGAATGAGTTATTCTCAGATTTGGGGAAGACACTTG ATGTGGATCATCAGAACAACGGCAAGGCATCTATGCTGAGAGAGACGATCCGGCTCCTCGGTGAATTGGCTACTCAGATGGACAGCCTGAAAAAGGAGAATGCAACTCTCTTATctgaatataattat ATCACAGCTGAGAAGAACGAGCTCGTCGAGGAAGCTTCTGGTTTAGATGCTCAAGTGAAGGGGCTGAAGAGAGAAATAGACGAGAGGGCTATCTGTTCAAACGCACATGTTTCTCAACCATCGACAACACAGTTACCCGAGGGCCATGTTGCAATGCCACTCGTCGGGCATGCCTCAGAGGCGGCAGCCCCTGTCGTTGGTCCTGTGCTGGTCGTGCCATTGCATCACGAGCCACAACTCCAAGGCTTCCCTAACCCCTTCCCAGGTATGGATGGGGCGAAGGTTCCCTCTGGTGTGAGCAAACCGCGCCCCCGTTACCCTTCGTCGTCTGATTCATGGCCTTCTCATATTCTCACCAAGTAG